Part of the Micromonospora rhizosphaerae genome is shown below.
GCCAGGTCGCTGGCGAGCACGGCGGCCCCGGCGACCCCGGCCCGCGGGCCGAGCTCGGAGAGGACGACCGGCAGGTTGCCGGTGGCCAGCGGCAGCGACCGGCGGTAGACCACGCTGCGGATCTCGGCGAGCAGGATGTGCCCGAGCTGGGCGAGCCCGCCGCCGATCACGATCATCGACGGGTTGGTGAAGCTCACCAGCCCGGCCAGCACGCTGCCGACCCGCCGGCCGCCGTCGCGGATGAGCTGGATGCAGGTGACGTCCCCCTCGGCAGCCCCCTGCGCCACGTCCAGCGCGGTCACCGCGCCCCGGGCGGCGAGCCGCTCGGCGAGGGCAGGAGAGGTTCCGGCGCGCGCCGCGGCGGTCGCGTCCTTGGCCAGCGCGGCCCCGCTGAACAGGGCCTCCAGGCAGCCGAGGTTGCCGCAGGAGCACATCGGACCGTTCGCGTCGACCTGGATGTGGCCGATGTCCCCGGCGCATCCGTCGGTGCCCCGGTAGACCTCGCCGCTGAGGTAGATCCCGCACCCGATGCCGGTGCCGATCTTGATGAAGAGGAAGTCGTCCACCGAGTGGGCGACCCCACCGTGCCGCTCGCCGATCGCCATGATGTTGACGTCGTTGTCGACCACCGCCGGGCAGCCGTGCTCGCGGGTGAGCAGCTCCCGCACCGGGAACCGGTCCCAGCCGGGCATGATCGGCGGTGACACCGGGACGCCGTCGCGGAAGCTCACCGGCCCCGGCACTCCGATGCCGATGGCGTCCAGGCGCTCATACGCGCCGTCCACCTTGGCCTTGTGCAGCAGTTCGCTGACCCGCTGGAGGGTCACCTTCGGGCCGGAGCGGATGTCCGCTGGCTCGGTGTAGGCGGCGACCGGTTCGAGCCGGCCGTTGACCACCTCGACGTCGATCGAGCTGGCGCCCAGGTCGACCGCGGCGAAGCGCAGGCGCGGGCTCAGCTCGACCAACGTGGAGCGTCGCCCGCCCCGGGACGCGGCCAGTCCCGCCTCGGCGACGTAGCCGAGGCCGACCAGTCGTTCCAGCTCGGCGAGGAGGCGGGGGCGAGGCATCTCCAGCCGGTCACCGAGCTCGGCCCGGGAGACGGCCCCCTCGTCGCGGAGCAACCGCAACAGCCGTACGTGCAGGGGATCCACGGTCCGCACCGGCACCCACCTCCGCATCGGAGTCGTTCACATCGACGCAACGCCGATGTGTCGTGTCCGACACAGTAGGAGGCTTCCGGGTCACGTGTCCATAGCTTCGGCCGATCTGGCCCAAACTTTTGTCCATCTGAGCAAAAGCAGCTAGTCGATCATCAAAAACCGCCGGAGGCGCCGCCCCGGGATCGCCTCCGGATGCGGCGTGCCGGGGTGTCTGGGCCGGCGGATACCGCACCATGCGGCACATCGTGTGGACCTTGGCCGACCGGCGGGACACCCGGCCATCCCCGGGCGCCGCACGGCCCGCCCCGCCACGGGAGGCGCGGCGGGGCTGGACGATGTCGCGCCGGTCAGCGACGCGTGCGGGAGTTGCGCTTCTTCCTGAGCTTCCGGTCGTCGCGCAGCTCGAGATACGGCTCCTCCTCGGCGGGGTGCCCGGCCTCGATGGCCCGGCTGCGCTCCAACTCGGCGTCGAACTCCGCGCCGAGCAGGATGGCGACGTTGCTCAGCCAGAGCCAGACCAGGAAGATGATCACGCCGGCCACC
Proteins encoded:
- a CDS encoding ROK family protein, which gives rise to MRTVDPLHVRLLRLLRDEGAVSRAELGDRLEMPRPRLLAELERLVGLGYVAEAGLAASRGGRRSTLVELSPRLRFAAVDLGASSIDVEVVNGRLEPVAAYTEPADIRSGPKVTLQRVSELLHKAKVDGAYERLDAIGIGVPGPVSFRDGVPVSPPIMPGWDRFPVRELLTREHGCPAVVDNDVNIMAIGERHGGVAHSVDDFLFIKIGTGIGCGIYLSGEVYRGTDGCAGDIGHIQVDANGPMCSCGNLGCLEALFSGAALAKDATAAARAGTSPALAERLAARGAVTALDVAQGAAEGDVTCIQLIRDGGRRVGSVLAGLVSFTNPSMIVIGGGLAQLGHILLAEIRSVVYRRSLPLATGNLPVVLSELGPRAGVAGAAVLASDLAFGEAA